One Oncorhynchus mykiss isolate Arlee chromosome 25, USDA_OmykA_1.1, whole genome shotgun sequence genomic window, GCAACTGCTGCTCCTACCCTTAACTGTGGTGGTTACACCTTTATTGCGAAATCCCCAAAGCCTACCTGATAATGCAGAGCAGCGATCTGTAACTTGACCGTACGGAGTGGCTTCCAActtggcacacactggttgaatcaacgttgttttcacgtcatttcaattcaattacattgaaccaatgtggaatagccGTTGAAtggacgtctgtgcccagtgggtttgtCTTGCATCTGTGTCATAACTCTTATGTATGTTCCTAGGCTCCACTCTTGGGGAGACTCTCTGGAGGAGGCCTTTGAGCAGTGTGCCATGGCAATGTTTGGGTATatgacagatacagagacagtggAGCCCATTGACACAGTAGAAGTGGAGTCAGAAGGTGAGATGGAATAACAGACTGAAAACAGGCATAATACTCATAGGGACAGTACATGTCTGGAGTAGATTATGGGGGACcagtacggggggggggggggggaatatatgcacTCACtaatgtaagtcactctggataatagtgtctgctaaatgacaaatgtaaTGTAAATATGTTTCATATGGGTCAATATTTTACTTACCATTGCATTGAATACTTTCTTATGTCTGTTTGTTTCCTGACCAGGTGATGACATGGAATCTCTTCTCTTCCACTTCCTAGATGACTGGTTATTCAAATTCAGTGCAGATCTTTTCTTCATTCCCAGAGTAAGGGCCTTCAACGTATTAATTCCAGTGAGGCTACATggagctcgctctctctctcctacccccatCAATAGATGTATAGATTTCTTGGTGCCTGTATGTATAATTGTAAGATGTCAAAGGAGCATGCACAGAATTGCAttgcaaaaaaaatgtgtgtttgaAACCTGATTACAACTAGAAGATAACATATCATTACATTTACCAGAAGTGTTTATTTATCTTGTATCCCTTACAACACAGTTCATTACCAAAGCGCTATTGTTTGCTTCAAACAGCTCATGCTTCAAATGTAATAAGCTTTCAAAAGGATATCATGGCAACTACCAATTTCATTTAACAGTTACAATAATAAGGTATTGCCTAACTTAATGGATGTCTTCTAGGAGGTTAAAGTTTTGCACATTGACAGGATGCACTTCAAAATCCGCTCCATTGGGTAAGTTGATCTAAAGTTACACATGTCAGGATTTAGTTTTTGCTCACTAGGTGGTGCTAATTTATACTCGCATGCGATTGATCATTGACTTTTGAGCCATGACATTACTCCTAGATGAAACAGTCTGAGGGGATATGGTGGGTTGGTTTTAGTTGGAACATTCTACCCCTGAGAAAGACAAGGCTTGCATGTTATCATTACTTCCTCCTCCAGGTCCTATGTCTGGAGTTCTGGTTCATTCTCAGCTTCCCTCCATTGACTCACATTGTTTTCCTCTGCTGTTGTAGGTGGGGAGAAGAGTTCAACTTGGTCAAGCATCCACAGGTGAGCGAACTGAGAAAGAGGTCTGCTGTCTGACTCCCTCCTGGCCATAAGGCATAATTACGGTTTATGACCTGATGAAGATTGTTTATCCAACTGGTTGTGATATGTATTCTGTTACTGAAATATTATACTACATACATGATTAGTAGGCATAGTTTGTTTTCATTGATTCAGGAGTCATCTGATTACAATAGTTTGTATTTTTGAAAGTGTCACTTAACTATGCGTATATTGTCCCTAAAGGGGACAGAAGTGAAGGCCATCACTTACTCAGCCATGCAGATCCATGACATCGACAAGCCCGAGATCTTTGCCATCATTGACATCTGAGGATACTACTACTGAGAAACTGTCCCAGAAGGGAACAGGACAATAGAAACAAACCTATATGTGCCTGTGTGATTGGACAATTGATTTAGGGCAACAGCATAGGCTTTGAAAATTGACATTTGATTAAGGGCAACAGCATAGGCTTTAGAACTGGATGAGTGAAGTGTAATATTTCCCTGAATttgaattgtttacagacagatatccAGAGAGCAGCAAACATCAGCAGCAGCAGAGTAACTGCttaagatacactacatgaccaaaagtatgtggacacctgcctgtcaaacatctcattctaaaaataacgtgcattaatatggagttggaccccctttgttgctataacagcctccactcttctgggaaggtggcataatccctgagccgactagatGAAAAgaatgttgatgtgcccttgagcaaggcacttaaccctagttgcCCATgtcagtcgctctggataaagtgtctgctaaatgacaaacatTTAAAGGCTTTCTACTagctgttggaacattgcttcgggtacttgcttccattcagccacaagagcgttagggaggtcgggtactgatgttgggcgattaggcctggctcgcaagtcggcgttccaattcatcccaaaggtgtttgatgggtttgtggtcagggctctgcaggccaatcaagttcttccacactgatcttgacaaacaatttctgtatggaccttgctttgtgcacaggtgcATTGTCATGcctaaacaggaaagggccttccccaaattgttaccacaaagttggaagcacagaattgtctagaatgtatgctgtagcgttaagacttcccttcactggaactaagtgcCCAGCCtgaaccattattcctcctccaccaaactataGAACAGTGTGTTCTATAtcgaggcaggtagcgttctccctGCATCCGCCCaacccagattagtctgtcggactgccagttgGTGAAGCGTCACTCCAGATAATGTGtttccaatggcggcgagctttacacaactccagccgacgcttggcattgtgcatggtgatctaagGCATGTGTGCGGCTACTTGGCCACGGAAACTCATTTCAGCTCCCGACGAAcacttcttgtgctgacgttgcttccagaggcagtttggaacgcggtagtgagtgttgcaaccgaggacagacgatttttacgcgcttcaacactcggtggtcccgttctgtgagcttatgtggcctaccactgcTAGATgtatccacttcacaataacagcatttacagttgaccggggcagctctagcagggcagaaatttgacgaactgacttgttggaaaaggtggcatcctatgacggtgccacgttgaaagtcatgtAGCTCTTtattaaggccattctactgccactgtttgtctatggagattgcatggctgtgtgttcgattttatacacctgtcagcaacggatgtggctgaaatagccgaatccactaatttgaaggggtgtccacatacttttctatATATAGTGTAAGTCACCTGGCTCTGCTCATAAGTGCTCTGAGCGGTATTGATTGATGCCAATAATTAAggtttttattgttattattaaggATCATAAATTAATCCAAAACGTGTCAAGAGACAGAATCATCTAAAACAATCTGTTACGGAGATGGCACAATAATGAATGTACTTGTAGGGATTATTTTGTTTTAATTGTTGAGAGACTGTGCAGGGGCATTGACATTTTTTTTTGGtcatatgtactgtatttgtacAGCTAGATATTTATTTAAGCATTTCAGGTGCCACACCTCTCAGattaaaaattataaaaaattcATTAAACAATCCAGGCTGGGATCCACCCCATCACAGACAAATGCAGTGCTTTGGCCAAGATGTTTCATACAGATTGAATCAAACACACTAAGGCTGTTTCTGGAGAGTAACATACCTGAGTGAACATGTTAACTTttggtttatatattttttattttgaaatggTGACTTTCAGGATTATTGTACAatataaatgtccttgttttttgaaagaaaggcacatttttggtccattaaaataacataaaattgatcagaaatacagtgtagacattgttaatgttgtaaatgactattgtagctgcaaacggccaattttttaaaatggaatatctacatagacgtacagaggcccattatcagcaaccatcactcctgtgttccaatggcatgttgtgttagctaatccaagtttataattttaaaaggctaattgattattagaaaaccatttagcaattatgttagtacagcccgaaactgttgtcctgattaaagaagcaataaaactggtctttaggctagttgagtatcagcatttgtgggtttgagtacaggctcaaaatggccagaaacaaagaactttcttctgaaactcatcagtctattcttgttctgagaaatgaaggctattccttgcgagaaattgccaataaacagaatagaaaaaggagtgggttgtcccagtgcacaactgagcaaagtACATTAGGGTGTCTAGTTTGAGATACAGACGCCTCGCAAgtactcaactggcagcttcatgaaatagtacccgcaaaacacccgcctcaacgtcaacagtgaagaggcgactccgggaagcTGGCCTccaaggcagagttgcaaagaaaaagccatatctcagactggcaaatAAAGCCTTAAGATGGGctaaagaacagacactggacagaggaactctgcctagaaggccagcatcccggagtcgcctcttcactgttgacgttgagactggtgttttgccacCCCACATTCCTGCACTACAAATGCTGACCCAGTACATCCTGTCCTTGGATCTTTTGAACCATCTGTGTAAATGGCTAAAAAAAAATCAGGATGCACAGTATTTAGATGTCTCTTAAACAGATCAGATGGATCAACACCTCCCTATCTTTCTGTAGTCTCTCCAACACTTCTAGATCAACTACTGGAGTCAGGAGTAGCCATACAGTCCCATCTCATTTGTCTGGGTATTACCCACCCAAAGCTTGTGTTCTGTCTTCGCTCGTGTTCCCAGCATGCCTGTAAAATCCCTTTTGCAGGATGAGTCACCCCATGTCCCTGTAGGTTGACCCAATAATTCATTGCCAGCTGCTGTCTCCTAATTCTCAATGGCATGTCCCCCATCTCCACCTGTAGTGCAGCCACTGGGGAGGTCCGGAACGCCCCACTACATATTCTGAGTCCTTGCCCCTGTATGACATCTAGCCTTTCCAATGATGTCTGGGCTGCCGAACCATACGCTATACTGCCATAGTGTATTACAGATTAGATTCatgcaacatacatggtcctcaatgaggaacgcccagacccccactccttccctgtcatACAGCGCATCACATTTAGCACCTTCTAACACTTTCCCACCAATCTCTCAATGTGTTCTGCCCAGGTCAGTCTAGTGTCACCTTCTCCAAGTTTCTCCCATATAACCTCAAGCATACCTCATCTTCCACCTTCCTCCTGGTAAAGATTAATGCCCACCGCTCTACTTCATCAATTGCTTCCTGTACCTTCCTGACTATGTAAGGCATATTTCTTCCCCTCTTCCAAGGCCCCATCATCTGCAAATAATGACCTCCCAATATCCGTCTGTACCTGAGAGTAAACATAATTGATCATGATTGAGAACAACAGAGGACTAATCACGCTCCCCATAATCCACCAGGTAGCTAGCTGCCTGATAGAGACATCCCCACCCTCACTTGGAATGACCTACCAAACAGGAAATCCTTTGTCCAGTTGTTCGTTCTCCCTCCTACCCCCATAATTTCAAGCTTGATTAACAACCCCTCTTTTCACATCCTATCATACGCCTTCTCCAAATCATCAAAAAAGTCTCCCTGTTCACCTGAGTCTTCCTGACCTCTGCTTCTAAGCAGAGTACTGGGTCCATAGTTCCTCTACCCTTTCTGAACCCACTGATGTGGAAATACCAGCGCCCTGCTCTCCAGGAAGAAAGTTAGCCTCTCCGTAATCATACATTCCATAATCTTACATACATGTGATGCAAAAGCTATTGGCCGATAGCTTGTTGGCCTCGTTGGGTCTTTCCCTGGCTTCCGGATTGGTACCACTACTGCCTCCTTCCAGCTGCCTGGTAGTTTCCCCTCCTCCCACACTCTGTTGTACAACACCAATACCTTATCCAGTGCTTTATCTCTAAAATGGGCTAACATAGCATAGCACACCTCATCTTTCCCAGGTGAAGGTAATTCAGCCTTACCTATTGCCCTTTTCACCTCTGCCATGAAATGATGCATTCAATGCATCATTTACATCCTCCCTCCTAACCAGCACATCGGGATGCtcttctctcgttctccctctccccctcctctgacAAATTTGCTGAGCAATGCACTTGGACAAATGCTTTGGCCATCGTCTCTGCCTTCTCATCTGTTACTGCCACATTCTTCCCCCTCATCAACACTGGATTATCCCACTCCCTTCTGACCCCACTCATACTCTTAATCATCCCCCACACTTCTCCCACAGGTGTTGCCCTTCCAATGGTGTCATGGGACCGATGCCAACATGACCTCTTTGCCTGATGAATAGTTATCCTCACTAGGGCATGGGCctgcttatactgaatcagatGTTGGAAGTTATAATTCCTTTTCAGTATTCTAAATGCCCTGTCCCTACTCCTCACCACTACCCCACACTCCTCTGTCCATCATGGGACTGTTTTCCTCCTCCTTCCTGAAATCTTAGGTACAGCCTCAGTAGCTGCCCCCACTAACGCTGTTCTCATCCAGTTATTCATACTATCCATATCCCCTCTCATATCCACCCGAGCCATCACCTGCTCACTCAGCTCCTGAAACTGATCCCAGGGCTACTCGGACATGAGCGATGTGATCCTCCAAGGTAGCCGAGTAGACCAGGATGTCGTCGATATACACGACCACCTGGCGTCCGAGCATGTCCCGGAACGCCTCATTAACAAATGCCTTGACCACTGACGAAGCATTGGCTAAGCCATATTGCATCACCAAGAACTCATAGTGACCAAACATTGTGCTAAAAGCTGTcttccattcatccccctcccGGATGCAGATGAGATTGTATGCACTCCGCAGGTCCAATTCGGTAAAGAACCGGGCACCGTGGAGCTGTTCGATGGCTGCCGGCATCAACGGGAGAGGGTAACGGTACTTGGTGATTTCATTGAGTCCTCTGTAATCAATTCATGGGCATAACCCTCCATCATTCTTGGCCACGAAGAAGAAACCTGCTGACGCAGGACGTGCGGATGAAACCTTGTTGGAGCGCCTCATGGatgtactcctccatggcctGGGTTTCAGCCACCAACAGAGGGTAGATGCGTCTGCGCGGGGGCGCAGAGCCTACAAGCAGGTCGATGGCACAGTCCCAGGGGTgatgagggagacaggtggcgtgTGTTATGGAAAATACCTCCCACAGGTCCTGGTTTACCTCCGGGATGTTGGGCTGAAGGACAACCACAAGACTCAACCGACATGGAACCACAAGGGATGGAGAAGCAGTTCCTCCGGCATTCGGGTAAACAGTCTGATTTTCATCCTGAGATGGTGGGGTTGTGGCATTGAAGCCAAGGAGGAACTTGTAAGCTGGTGATGAAGGGGGTTTTCTCCTGATGGATGGACACCACGGTGAGGGTGAGTGGTTTGGTGATGTGTGTGATGGTTTCGGAACCTAATGGCCGATTATCGAGGGCTTGAACCGGCAAAGGAGAGGATAGCGGGTATGAGGTCATgttgagagagaagacaggggtcTGGTCAATAAAGTTTTCTGCAGCACTGGAATCCACTAAGGCTGTAGAAACAGTAGAAACAGTACACGAGCTGTAGAAACAGTACACGAGGGACAGTcaaccaatttttttttaaacatttacttGGAGCCAACTCTGCAAATAGCcctgctgggtgatttgaaaagtcatagtcaatccatcaataatataataacactcttagaaaaattgtttatttcatttacaatctgtagagaCTATGAGAAAGGTTcagaaacatcacagcacagtagaAAATATGTCAGCTAGAAATTAAAACTGGATGgccttcagagatagatgggaggggttgagggtagctgaagacTGGGACTAAAACCAAAGACAACTAATGTGAAATATGCTGCCTgtgaaatgtactgtatgtagaatgtacagttgaagtcagaagtttacatacaccttagccaaatatatttaaactccgtttttcacaattcctgacatttaatcctagtaaaaaatccctgttttaggtcagataggatcaccactttattttaacaatgtgaaatgtcagaataaaagtagagagaccgttttatttcagcttttatttctttcacattcccagtgggtcattgTGTATTGCctttcaaattgtttaacttgggtcaaatgttttgggtagccttccacaagcttcccacaataagttgggtgtattttggcccattcctcctgacagagctgatgtaacggagtcaggtttgtaaggcctccttgctcgcacatgctttttcagttcttcccacaacttttctatgggattgaggtctgggctttgtgatggccactccaataccttgacattgttgtcttaagccattttgccacaactttgaaagtatgcttggggtcattgtccatttggaagagccatttgtgaccaagctttaacttcctgactgatgtcttgagatattgcttcaatctatccacaattttccttcctcatgaagccatctttTGTGaagtccctcatgcagcaaagcacccccacaacatgatgctgccacccccgtgcttcacggttgggatggtgttctccgaCTTGCAAgcatcccactttttcctccaaacataacaatggtcattatggccaaacagttctattgatgtttcagcagaccagaggacatttacaatctttgtcctcatgtgcagttgcaaaccgtagtctggcttttttatggctgatttggagcagtggcttcttccttgctgagcggcctttcaggttatatcgatataggactcgttttactgtggatatagctacttttgtacctctttcccccagcatcttcacaaggtcctttgctgttgttctgtgattgatttgcacttttccaccaaagtacattcatctctaggagacagaacgcgtctccatcctgagcggtatgacggctgcgtggtcccatggtgtttacggCAGGGCagcatggtagcctagtggttagagcgttggactagtaactggaaggttgcaagttcaaacaccccgagctgacaaggtacaaatatgtcattctgcccctgaacaggcagttaacccactaacttgcctagctaaataaaggtacaaaataaATTAACGTTAATCATGGTATCATCCACATGAATATACAAGTGCTCAGaaacaataaaagtgactccaaaatgataAAATGACTAATGCCTGAAGATAGATCTTGTGATCCTAATTCAGTTTGGGTTGGGTGAAAGACAAGAAGACAAAATAAAACTATTGATGATGCACTTAACCTTCGGCATACAGTTAATAAACATA contains:
- the zbtb8os gene encoding protein archease, with translation MDDRELDLTESQKDTKSKYPAINKKYEYLDHTADVQLHSWGDSLEEAFEQCAMAMFGYMTDTETVEPIDTVEVESEGDDMESLLFHFLDDWLFKFSADLFFIPREVKVLHIDRMHFKIRSIGWGEEFNLVKHPQGTEVKAITYSAMQIHDIDKPEIFAIIDI